In Desulfuromonas sp., a genomic segment contains:
- a CDS encoding bifunctional adenosylcobinamide kinase/adenosylcobinamide-phosphate guanylyltransferase, which produces MGRIVYITGGSRSGKSSYAQKLAEEHVGDLLYVATAEVRDDEMAVRVGRHQAERGERWQVLEEPLQLAEAIPPAAGEAAAILIDCLTLWLSNQLEEYGDKELKIYHEATTLIEALRQLNATTYIVSNELGSGIVPENRVARTFRDLAGLLNQKIAEAADEAWLVVSGLPLKLK; this is translated from the coding sequence ATGGGTCGCATTGTCTATATCACCGGCGGCAGCCGGTCCGGCAAGAGCAGTTATGCCCAGAAACTCGCCGAGGAACATGTTGGCGATCTGCTCTACGTTGCCACTGCTGAAGTGCGTGACGACGAGATGGCCGTTCGGGTCGGGCGCCATCAGGCCGAGCGGGGTGAACGTTGGCAGGTTCTTGAGGAGCCGCTGCAGCTGGCGGAGGCAATTCCACCGGCGGCCGGAGAGGCTGCGGCCATTCTCATCGATTGCCTGACGCTCTGGCTCAGCAATCAGCTTGAAGAGTACGGCGACAAGGAGTTGAAAATTTACCATGAGGCGACGACGTTGATTGAAGCGCTCCGCCAGCTCAATGCGACGACCTATATTGTCAGTAATGAGCTCGGTTCCGGAATCGTGCCGGAAAATCGTGTGGCCAGAACCTTCAGGGATCTCGCCGGCCTGTTGAACCAGAAAATTGCCGAAGCGGCTGATGAAGCCTGGCTGGTAGTCTCCGGTTTGCCCTTGAAATTGAAATGA